One part of the Prochlorococcus marinus str. MIT 9313 genome encodes these proteins:
- a CDS encoding methyltransferase domain-containing protein, which produces MNSSSSTVAATYYDSSDADRFYAEIWGGEDIHIGLYETADQAIASASERTVQALMELATQPPAKGCVVDLGSGYGGAARRIAKQWQVNVHAVNISAVENMRHRDLNNAAGLAKLIEVHDASFEEVPLPDGIADVVWSQDAILHSGNRLQVMNEVSRLLKPGGVFVLTDPMACDGIEANALQPILDRIHLSDLASPDRYRTWAEASGMTRDVWQERTEMLVRHYTRVREELRRRHQELASVISTDYLSRMDAGLGHWIEGGSQGRLCWGLMRFTKH; this is translated from the coding sequence GAATTCATCATCATCAACTGTTGCTGCTACTTATTACGACAGCAGCGATGCAGATCGGTTTTATGCCGAGATTTGGGGAGGTGAAGATATCCATATCGGCCTATACGAGACTGCCGACCAAGCCATCGCTTCCGCGAGCGAGAGAACCGTGCAAGCACTTATGGAGCTTGCAACTCAACCTCCAGCTAAAGGTTGCGTCGTTGACCTTGGCTCTGGGTATGGGGGAGCGGCACGACGTATCGCCAAGCAATGGCAGGTCAATGTGCATGCTGTCAATATCTCTGCCGTTGAGAATATGCGCCATCGAGATCTCAACAATGCTGCTGGATTAGCCAAGCTCATCGAAGTACATGATGCATCATTCGAAGAAGTGCCATTGCCCGATGGCATAGCAGATGTGGTTTGGAGTCAAGACGCCATACTTCATTCCGGCAATCGTCTCCAGGTAATGAATGAAGTGTCAAGGCTTCTTAAGCCGGGGGGTGTATTTGTCTTAACAGATCCAATGGCATGCGACGGCATCGAAGCCAACGCCCTTCAACCGATTCTTGATCGTATCCACCTATCAGATTTGGCATCTCCTGATCGTTACCGAACCTGGGCAGAGGCTTCAGGGATGACTAGAGATGTATGGCAAGAACGCACAGAAATGCTTGTGAGGCATTACACGCGGGTTCGAGAGGAACTACGTCGACGTCATCAAGAACTTGCGAGTGTAATTAGTACGGATTATTTGAGTCGCATGGATGCAGGCCTTGGTCATTGGATTGAAGGTGGGAGTCAGGGAAGACTTTGCTGGGGCCTAATGCGTTTTACAAAGCACTAA